One window from the genome of Sphaerotilus microaerophilus encodes:
- a CDS encoding PIN domain-containing protein, producing the protein MPTVVLDTNILVAAMLRGGGAAREALRACLRGCWQPVIGPALQSEYEDVLGRDGLLCGVALTADQRSELLDGFLVCCRWVEVFYAWRPNLPDEADSHLIELAVAAQADAIVTRNLRDPTQGELRFPGLRVLTPEACLEAFPCPP; encoded by the coding sequence ATGCCGACCGTCGTGCTCGACACCAACATCCTCGTCGCCGCGATGCTGCGAGGCGGGGGAGCGGCCCGGGAGGCGCTACGGGCGTGCCTTCGCGGGTGCTGGCAACCAGTGATCGGACCGGCGCTGCAGTCGGAGTACGAGGATGTGCTGGGCCGTGATGGGCTGCTGTGCGGCGTTGCCTTGACGGCCGATCAGCGCAGCGAGTTGCTCGACGGCTTCCTGGTGTGCTGCCGCTGGGTTGAGGTGTTCTACGCTTGGCGCCCGAACTTGCCTGATGAGGCGGACAGCCACTTGATCGAACTGGCCGTCGCGGCGCAGGCCGATGCCATCGTCACGCGCAACCTGCGTGACCCGACCCAGGGCGAGCTCAGGTTTCCCGGGCTGCGGGTGCTGACACCCGAGGCCTGTCTGGAGGCGTTTCCATGTCCACCCTGA
- a CDS encoding toxin-antitoxin system HicB family antitoxin has product MSTLTIRLPDEKHERLKALARANAVSVNRLMDELATVALANYDARVRFQARAARGGASRGLELLELLDRAEREPPAATEAG; this is encoded by the coding sequence ATGTCCACCCTGACCATCCGTTTGCCCGACGAGAAGCATGAGCGCCTCAAGGCGCTGGCGCGTGCCAACGCGGTGAGCGTCAACCGGCTGATGGACGAGTTGGCCACCGTGGCGCTGGCGAACTACGACGCGCGGGTGCGCTTCCAGGCGCGTGCGGCGCGCGGTGGCGCATCGCGTGGGCTGGAGCTGCTGGAACTGCTCGATCGCGCCGAACGTGAACCACCCGCCGCCACCGAGGCCGGTTGA
- a CDS encoding ABC transporter substrate-binding protein has product MTKKNPLSFRRVAVAAVVLLAAAGLTHAAGTLTVCTESSPDGFDIVQYESLVTQDAAGLTIYDQLLHFKPGSTEVVPGLAEKWSVSPDGLTYTFSLRKGVKFHATPWFKPTRDFNADDVLFSIQRMADKAHPAHGVAKNGYIYWTGMEMSSLVKSVSKVDEHTVRFVLTRPEAPFLANMAMSSIGSISSAEYAAQLQKEGKLDLLNTQPVGTGPFVFKSYQKDAVVRFTANAGYWGGAPKVDNLILAITTDPNVRVQKLKAGECLIGTNMKPDTASVFDGDANVQMLRSSPLLTAYIAPNNKRKWTSDKRLREALWLAFDKKTYIQSVYGGNAKAAASFLPPGIWSYDAALAERSSPAALDRARALVKASGYDGSELTLVTRIGGSIDGKRAAELMQADWAKIGVKVKVQMMEWGELLKRTGKGEHDITFLSWAGDNGDPDNFFTPNLSCSGVESGGNKAQWCNKAFEELIATARKTADPKKRTELYRKAQKLVYDDVALIPTVYPVNMTALNKKVSGYVASPFSWNDFRNVSVK; this is encoded by the coding sequence ATGACGAAGAAGAACCCGCTCTCGTTCCGCCGCGTCGCCGTCGCCGCCGTGGTCCTGCTCGCCGCCGCCGGGCTGACGCATGCTGCCGGCACGCTCACGGTCTGCACCGAAAGCTCGCCCGACGGGTTCGACATCGTGCAATATGAGTCGCTGGTGACGCAGGACGCGGCCGGGCTGACGATCTATGACCAGCTGCTGCACTTCAAGCCGGGCAGCACGGAGGTGGTGCCGGGGCTGGCGGAGAAGTGGAGCGTGAGCCCGGACGGGCTGACCTACACCTTCAGCCTGCGCAAAGGGGTGAAGTTCCACGCCACGCCCTGGTTCAAGCCGACGCGGGACTTCAACGCCGACGACGTGCTGTTCTCCATCCAGCGCATGGCCGACAAGGCGCACCCGGCGCACGGGGTGGCGAAGAACGGCTACATCTACTGGACCGGCATGGAGATGTCCTCGCTGGTCAAGTCGGTCAGCAAGGTGGACGAGCACACCGTGCGCTTCGTGCTGACCCGGCCGGAGGCGCCCTTCCTGGCGAACATGGCGATGTCGAGCATCGGCTCGATCTCCTCGGCCGAGTACGCCGCGCAGTTGCAGAAGGAAGGCAAGCTGGACCTGCTGAACACCCAGCCGGTGGGCACCGGGCCCTTCGTCTTCAAGAGCTACCAGAAGGACGCGGTGGTGCGCTTCACCGCCAACGCCGGTTACTGGGGCGGTGCGCCGAAGGTGGACAACCTGATCCTGGCGATCACCACCGACCCGAACGTGCGGGTGCAGAAGCTCAAGGCGGGCGAGTGCCTGATCGGCACCAACATGAAGCCCGACACCGCCTCGGTGTTCGACGGCGACGCCAACGTGCAGATGCTGCGCAGCTCGCCGCTGCTGACGGCCTACATCGCCCCGAACAACAAGCGCAAGTGGACCAGCGACAAACGGTTGCGCGAGGCGCTGTGGCTGGCCTTCGACAAGAAGACCTACATCCAGTCGGTCTACGGCGGCAACGCCAAGGCGGCGGCCAGCTTCCTGCCCCCGGGCATCTGGAGCTACGACGCCGCGCTGGCCGAGCGCAGCAGCCCGGCGGCGCTGGACCGGGCGCGTGCGCTCGTCAAGGCCAGTGGCTACGACGGCAGCGAGCTGACGCTGGTCACGCGCATCGGCGGCAGCATTGACGGCAAGCGGGCCGCCGAGCTGATGCAGGCCGACTGGGCGAAGATCGGCGTGAAGGTCAAGGTGCAGATGATGGAGTGGGGCGAGCTGCTCAAGCGCACCGGCAAGGGCGAGCACGACATCACCTTCCTGAGCTGGGCGGGCGACAACGGCGACCCGGACAACTTCTTCACCCCCAACCTGAGCTGTTCGGGGGTGGAATCCGGCGGCAACAAGGCGCAGTGGTGCAACAAGGCCTTCGAGGAGCTGATCGCCACCGCGCGCAAGACGGCCGACCCCAAGAAGCGCACCGAGCTCTACCGGAAGGCGCAGAAGCTGGTGTACGACGACGTGGCGCTGATCCCGACCGTCTACCCGGTCAACATGACGGCGCTGAACAAGAAGGTCAGCGGCTACGTCGCCAGCCCGTTCTCGTGGAACGACTTCAGGAACGTCAGCGTCAAATGA
- a CDS encoding ABC transporter permease subunit — translation MFAFVLKRLALVVPTFLGITLLAFSLIHLIPGDPVQVMVGQRRLDPAFHAEILHKLGLDLPLYQQYVNYLAKALRLDLGESFITHEPVWSEFLRLFPATLELSLCALLIATVLGLTAGVIAAIKRGSLFDHGVMGLSLAGFSMPIFWWGLLLIMFFSVEMRSIAPEWALPVSGRIALEYDIAPRTGLMVLDAWLSGEPGAVRSALSHLVLPAIVLGTIPLAVIARMTRSSMLEVLREDYVRTARAKGLAPWQVVGVHALRNALVPVVTVIGLQVGTLLAGAVLTETIFSWPGVGKWLIDAIARRDYPVVQGGILISATLVISVNLLVDLLYGLVNPRIRHGR, via the coding sequence ATGTTCGCCTTCGTCCTCAAGCGCCTGGCGCTGGTGGTGCCCACCTTCCTGGGCATCACGCTGCTGGCTTTCTCGCTGATCCACCTGATCCCGGGCGACCCGGTGCAGGTGATGGTCGGCCAGCGCCGGCTTGACCCGGCCTTCCACGCCGAGATCCTGCACAAGCTGGGCCTGGACCTGCCGCTGTACCAGCAGTACGTCAACTACCTGGCCAAGGCGCTGCGGCTGGACCTGGGCGAGTCCTTCATCACCCACGAGCCGGTGTGGAGCGAGTTCCTGCGGCTCTTCCCGGCCACGCTGGAGCTGTCGCTGTGCGCGCTGCTGATCGCTACTGTGCTGGGCCTCACGGCCGGGGTGATCGCGGCGATCAAGCGCGGTTCGCTGTTCGACCACGGCGTGATGGGGCTGTCGCTGGCCGGCTTTTCGATGCCGATCTTCTGGTGGGGCCTGCTGCTGATCATGTTCTTCTCGGTCGAGATGCGCAGCATCGCGCCGGAGTGGGCGCTGCCGGTGTCCGGGCGCATTGCGCTGGAATACGACATCGCGCCGCGTACCGGGCTGATGGTGCTGGACGCCTGGCTGTCAGGCGAGCCCGGCGCGGTGCGCTCGGCACTGTCGCACCTGGTGCTGCCGGCCATCGTGCTGGGCACCATCCCGCTGGCGGTGATCGCGCGCATGACGCGCTCGTCGATGCTGGAGGTGCTGCGCGAGGACTACGTGCGCACCGCCCGCGCCAAGGGCCTGGCGCCCTGGCAGGTGGTGGGCGTGCATGCGCTGCGCAACGCGCTGGTGCCGGTGGTGACGGTGATCGGCCTGCAGGTGGGCACGCTGCTGGCCGGCGCGGTGCTGACCGAGACGATCTTCTCCTGGCCCGGCGTGGGCAAGTGGCTGATCGACGCCATCGCCCGGCGCGACTACCCGGTGGTGCAGGGCGGCATCCTGATCTCGGCCACGCTGGTCATCAGCGTCAACCTGCTCGTGGACCTGCTCTACGGCCTCGTCAACCCGCGCATCCGCCATGGCCGCTGA
- a CDS encoding ABC transporter permease subunit, with translation MAADPSSDSSVASLASAAPPPPGPLREFWVAFSANRGAQAGLLVFGLVVLAALFAPWLAPHDPTEQFRDALLSPPRWNGGDARFPLGTDDVGRDMLSRLLHGARLSMLIGLATVLLSMLPGIVLGLASAFWPRGFGTAVLRLMDVMLALPSLLLAIAVVAILGSGLLNTVLAIAFVSLPSYVRLVRASAMAELGKDYVVASRLAGAGPLRLMFDTVLPNCLAPVIVTATMGFSDAILSAAALGFLGLGAQPPLPEWGTMLASARDYIERANWVVTLPGLAILVTVLAINLMGDGLRDALDPKLKRLA, from the coding sequence ATGGCCGCTGATCCGTCGTCCGACTCGTCCGTGGCGTCCCTGGCGAGCGCGGCCCCGCCGCCCCCTGGCCCGCTGCGCGAGTTCTGGGTCGCCTTCTCCGCCAACCGGGGTGCGCAGGCTGGCCTGCTGGTGTTCGGCCTCGTCGTGCTGGCCGCGCTGTTCGCGCCCTGGCTGGCGCCGCACGACCCCACCGAGCAGTTCCGCGACGCGCTGCTGTCGCCCCCCCGATGGAACGGTGGCGACGCCCGCTTCCCGCTCGGTACCGACGACGTCGGCCGCGACATGCTCTCGCGCCTGCTGCATGGCGCGCGCCTGTCGATGCTGATCGGGCTGGCCACCGTGCTGCTGTCGATGCTGCCGGGCATCGTGCTCGGCCTGGCCAGCGCCTTCTGGCCGCGCGGCTTCGGCACCGCGGTGCTTCGGCTGATGGACGTGATGCTCGCGCTGCCCAGCCTGCTGCTGGCGATCGCGGTGGTGGCCATCCTCGGCTCGGGGCTGCTCAACACCGTGCTGGCGATCGCCTTCGTCTCGCTGCCCAGCTACGTGCGGCTGGTGCGCGCCTCGGCGATGGCCGAACTGGGCAAGGACTACGTGGTGGCCTCGCGCCTGGCCGGCGCCGGCCCGCTGCGACTGATGTTCGACACCGTGCTGCCCAACTGCCTGGCGCCGGTGATCGTCACCGCGACAATGGGTTTTTCCGACGCCATTCTGTCCGCCGCCGCGCTCGGCTTTCTTGGCCTGGGTGCCCAGCCGCCGCTGCCCGAGTGGGGCACGATGCTCGCCTCGGCGCGCGACTACATCGAGCGCGCCAACTGGGTCGTCACGCTGCCGGGCCTGGCGATCCTCGTCACGGTGCTGGCGATCAACCTGATGGGCGACGGCCTGCGCGATGCGCTGGACCCGAAGCTCAAGCGCCTCGCATGA
- a CDS encoding ABC transporter ATP-binding protein: MSLLEIRNLTVEFGPKERPFAAVQGLDLDVERGEFLGIVGESGSGKSVAMLALMGLVEAPGRVTADLLRFDGQDLLKLSARERRRITGRDIAMIFQDPMTSLDPSYTVGFQIIETLKVHQGGPKAQLRERALELLRLVEMPDAEARLAAYPHQLSGGMCQRVMIAIALACSPKLLIADEPTTALDVTVQAQVLELLMQLQRRQDMALLLITHDLALLAERARRIAVMYAGQLVELQGVPALFDAPAHPYTEALLASIPERSRGAARLPTLAGSVPGQYDRPAGCLLAPRCAYAQARCGSERPALAAAPGQPDGAQVRCFFPLTATAAPPA; the protein is encoded by the coding sequence ATGAGCTTGCTCGAAATCCGTAACCTCACGGTCGAGTTCGGCCCGAAGGAACGACCCTTTGCAGCTGTGCAGGGCCTCGACCTGGATGTCGAGCGCGGCGAGTTCCTCGGCATCGTCGGCGAGTCCGGCTCCGGCAAGAGCGTGGCGATGCTGGCGCTGATGGGTCTGGTCGAAGCGCCCGGCCGCGTCACCGCCGACCTGCTGCGCTTCGACGGCCAGGACCTGCTGAAGCTCAGTGCCCGCGAGCGCCGCCGCATCACCGGCCGCGACATCGCGATGATCTTCCAGGACCCGATGACCAGCCTGGACCCGAGCTACACCGTGGGCTTCCAGATCATCGAGACGCTCAAGGTCCACCAGGGCGGCCCCAAGGCGCAGCTGCGCGAGCGTGCGCTGGAGCTGCTGCGCCTGGTCGAGATGCCCGATGCCGAGGCGCGGCTGGCCGCCTACCCGCACCAGCTCTCCGGCGGCATGTGCCAGCGGGTGATGATCGCCATCGCGCTGGCCTGCTCGCCCAAGCTGCTCATCGCCGATGAGCCCACCACCGCGCTGGACGTGACCGTGCAGGCCCAGGTGCTGGAGCTGCTGATGCAGCTGCAGCGCCGCCAGGACATGGCGCTGCTGCTCATCACCCACGACCTGGCGCTGCTGGCCGAGCGGGCCCGCCGCATCGCCGTGATGTACGCCGGCCAGCTGGTCGAGCTGCAGGGCGTGCCGGCGCTGTTCGACGCGCCGGCCCACCCGTACACCGAGGCGCTGCTGGCCTCCATTCCCGAGCGCAGCCGCGGCGCCGCGCGCCTGCCGACGCTGGCCGGCAGCGTGCCCGGCCAGTACGACCGGCCCGCCGGCTGCCTGCTGGCGCCGCGCTGCGCCTACGCGCAGGCCCGTTGCGGCAGCGAACGCCCGGCGCTGGCCGCCGCACCCGGCCAGCCTGACGGCGCTCAGGTGCGCTGCTTCTTTCCCCTTACCGCCACGGCGGCCCCGCCGGCATGA
- a CDS encoding dipeptide ABC transporter ATP-binding protein produces the protein MTAASSLTGAAPLLVADDLSRHYRVSRGLFQPPATVRALNGVSFTLERGRTLGVVGESGCGKSTLARALTGVEPPTGGRLQIDGLELTSADAAQRRRLFSQVRTQVQMVFQNPYASLNPRKRIAQMLDEPLKLNTALNADQRRQRVQDALALVGLRPEHAQRYPHMFSGGQRQRIAIARALMLRPPLLVADEPTSALDVSVQAQILNLLRDLQRDLGLAYVFISHNLSVIEFLADEVLVMYLGRVVEQAPKVALFARPLHPYSQVLWAAVPRLDGRAAVAAAAPPAVRGEPPSPLNLPSGCAFHQRCPHAQERCRSEVPELRPVGALGQRVACHRAGDLPGQRA, from the coding sequence ATGACCGCAGCATCATCCCTCACCGGCGCCGCCCCGTTGCTGGTCGCCGACGACCTGAGCCGCCACTACCGCGTCTCCCGCGGCCTGTTCCAGCCGCCGGCCACGGTGCGGGCGCTCAATGGCGTGAGCTTCACGCTGGAGCGCGGGCGCACCCTCGGCGTGGTGGGCGAATCCGGCTGCGGCAAGTCCACCCTGGCGCGTGCGCTGACCGGTGTGGAGCCGCCGACCGGCGGGCGGCTGCAGATCGACGGCCTGGAGCTGACCAGCGCCGACGCGGCCCAGCGCCGCCGGCTGTTCAGCCAGGTGCGCACCCAGGTGCAGATGGTTTTCCAGAACCCCTACGCCTCGCTCAACCCGCGCAAGCGCATCGCCCAGATGCTCGACGAGCCGCTGAAGCTCAACACGGCGTTGAACGCCGATCAGCGCCGCCAGCGCGTGCAGGACGCCCTGGCCCTCGTGGGCCTGCGGCCCGAGCACGCCCAGCGCTACCCGCACATGTTCTCCGGCGGCCAACGCCAGCGCATCGCCATTGCCCGGGCGCTGATGCTGCGTCCGCCGCTGCTGGTGGCCGACGAGCCCACCTCCGCGCTGGACGTGTCGGTGCAAGCGCAGATCCTCAACCTGCTGCGCGACCTGCAACGCGACCTCGGCCTGGCCTACGTCTTCATCTCGCACAACCTCAGCGTCATCGAGTTCCTGGCCGACGAGGTGCTGGTGATGTACCTCGGACGGGTCGTCGAACAGGCGCCCAAGGTGGCCCTGTTTGCCCGCCCGCTGCACCCTTACAGCCAGGTGCTCTGGGCCGCGGTGCCGCGCCTGGACGGGCGGGCCGCCGTGGCCGCCGCCGCCCCGCCGGCCGTGCGCGGTGAGCCACCGTCGCCACTCAACCTGCCCAGCGGCTGCGCCTTCCACCAGCGCTGCCCGCACGCGCAGGAGCGCTGCCGCAGCGAGGTGCCCGAGTTGCGCCCGGTCGGCGCGTTGGGACAACGCGTGGCCTGCCATCGAGCGGGCGATCTGCCCGGCCAGCGCGCCTGA
- a CDS encoding TonB-dependent receptor domain-containing protein produces MFTRTKLSLGLLAAFGTLSVFAPGAQAQTQQLDRVEITGSSIKRVAAEGALPVQTFTQADIQRSGVTSVTDFIQMLPVMQGFSVAADSVGGGGGGVTTASIHDVGEQYTLVLLNGRRVAPSNSGTTIDLNSIPLAAVERVEVLTDGASALYGADAIAGVVNFILKKGAAPFQIDVKASKPMHKGGESYNLGVSKGFGGAKEGYSLFASLSYDKSKELKAKDRDFAKTGIIEFKDQNGRDLYFFNGSSRSVPPNVDVYYSASTTGRPVSFNPYLMANGNCPADHVAAGRQCIFDYTSTVEIYPEQERTSLFLSGDVKLGSSGFKLFADVGLVDAHIVSRIAPYPAEFALDKTHPYYAKYIEPYLTQQQRDTLTDINVKYRLYDMGNRGYDYNTKTKHIVAGVDGNAGGWDINSALTLSKQRQLQDYVSGFPLADKFDAALQAQQVDPFAYTVGQMPASMLSALNSTQFIGNYNTTDITMTGVDARASRELFATGAGSAMLGLGVDGRQTGFKVKANPAVANAQILFDDPQSEFDLKQKSAGLFTELLVPLAKGLEVTGSVRYDSISGVTDEKTGKDYGSTQSATTYKVHGRYQPTGSMLFRGSYGTGFRTATMKEIAQPLVDFGVTGGTYQCPFNAGYDPLGYFAAGYVCDNLQKEVFQGGNADLKPEKSKQWSLGTVLEPMKNVTVGLDLWSVSVDNAVSSVSERLILQNPQKYLSLYTTKYKSSNNKTYVAIKDMPINIGKMENQGIDWDFQFKTLTEVGQVTGRLGGTYLIKSRYTTPGTNDQWETSVGRFGSNDAVSFRNVFAASLTLDTGAWTHTAKMNYRSGYDDIHFTADDCSVDDGTDCVDVQLRVPEYITFDWQTKWSPTKSLSLVLGVANIFNEAPPLSLRNTGSHQLGYDPRYASPLGRTYSLGLSYKF; encoded by the coding sequence ATGTTTACGAGAACGAAACTCTCCCTTGGCCTGTTGGCGGCGTTTGGGACGTTGTCTGTTTTTGCCCCCGGGGCACAGGCGCAGACGCAGCAACTCGATCGCGTCGAGATCACGGGTTCCTCGATCAAGCGTGTGGCTGCCGAAGGGGCGTTGCCGGTCCAGACGTTCACTCAAGCCGACATTCAGCGCAGCGGTGTCACCTCGGTGACAGATTTCATCCAGATGCTGCCGGTGATGCAGGGTTTCTCCGTGGCAGCGGACTCGGTGGGTGGCGGTGGCGGTGGTGTGACCACGGCTTCCATTCACGATGTGGGCGAGCAATACACGCTGGTGCTGTTGAATGGGCGTCGTGTTGCGCCTTCCAACTCAGGCACGACGATTGACCTGAATTCCATCCCCTTGGCAGCGGTGGAGCGGGTCGAGGTTTTGACCGATGGTGCCTCCGCGCTGTATGGCGCCGATGCCATCGCTGGCGTCGTGAACTTCATCCTCAAGAAGGGAGCCGCGCCCTTCCAGATCGATGTGAAGGCGTCCAAGCCGATGCACAAGGGTGGCGAAAGCTACAACCTGGGTGTGAGCAAGGGCTTTGGGGGTGCGAAGGAGGGGTATTCGCTGTTCGCGTCGTTGAGTTACGACAAGAGCAAGGAGCTCAAGGCGAAGGACCGCGACTTTGCCAAGACGGGCATCATCGAGTTCAAGGACCAGAACGGGCGGGATCTGTATTTCTTCAACGGCTCAAGCCGTTCCGTTCCTCCGAACGTGGATGTGTACTACAGTGCCTCGACGACAGGTCGGCCGGTGTCATTCAATCCATATTTGATGGCCAATGGCAATTGCCCGGCTGATCATGTGGCAGCGGGTCGGCAGTGTATTTTTGATTACACGAGCACCGTCGAGATCTACCCCGAGCAGGAGCGGACCAGTCTCTTCCTGTCGGGTGATGTGAAGCTGGGTTCGTCCGGATTCAAGCTTTTTGCGGACGTCGGCCTTGTCGATGCGCACATCGTTTCCCGGATTGCGCCCTATCCGGCCGAGTTCGCGCTGGACAAGACGCACCCCTACTACGCGAAGTACATCGAGCCTTACCTGACCCAGCAGCAGCGCGATACGCTGACGGACATCAACGTCAAGTATCGTCTCTATGACATGGGGAATCGTGGCTACGACTACAACACGAAGACCAAACACATCGTTGCCGGCGTGGATGGCAATGCGGGTGGATGGGATATCAATTCTGCGCTGACGCTGTCCAAGCAGCGTCAGCTGCAGGACTATGTCTCTGGCTTCCCGTTGGCAGACAAGTTCGATGCCGCACTGCAGGCACAGCAGGTCGACCCGTTCGCCTACACGGTGGGCCAGATGCCAGCGTCGATGCTCAGCGCGCTCAACTCGACGCAGTTCATCGGAAACTACAACACCACCGACATCACGATGACCGGTGTCGATGCGCGTGCATCGCGGGAACTGTTCGCCACCGGTGCGGGCAGTGCGATGCTGGGTCTGGGGGTGGATGGCCGTCAGACGGGATTCAAGGTCAAGGCCAACCCTGCGGTCGCGAATGCGCAGATATTGTTCGATGATCCGCAGTCGGAATTCGACCTGAAGCAAAAGAGTGCGGGTCTCTTCACGGAGTTGCTGGTGCCCCTTGCCAAGGGCCTGGAGGTCACGGGCAGCGTTCGGTATGACTCCATTTCCGGCGTGACGGATGAGAAGACCGGCAAGGACTATGGCTCGACGCAGAGCGCCACGACCTACAAGGTCCATGGTCGCTACCAGCCGACGGGGAGCATGCTGTTCCGTGGTTCTTATGGAACCGGGTTCCGCACCGCCACGATGAAGGAAATCGCCCAGCCGCTGGTTGACTTTGGCGTCACCGGAGGTACTTACCAGTGCCCGTTCAATGCCGGCTATGACCCGCTTGGGTATTTTGCGGCAGGATATGTCTGTGACAACCTTCAAAAGGAAGTTTTCCAAGGGGGTAACGCCGACCTGAAGCCGGAGAAGTCCAAGCAGTGGTCACTGGGTACCGTGTTGGAGCCGATGAAGAATGTGACCGTCGGCTTGGATCTGTGGTCGGTGAGCGTGGACAATGCGGTGTCGAGTGTCAGCGAACGGCTCATCCTTCAGAATCCACAGAAGTACCTGAGCCTGTACACGACCAAGTACAAGTCTTCGAACAACAAGACCTACGTGGCCATCAAGGACATGCCGATCAATATCGGCAAGATGGAGAATCAGGGTATTGACTGGGACTTCCAGTTCAAGACCTTGACAGAAGTGGGGCAGGTCACCGGCAGGTTGGGCGGGACCTACCTGATCAAGTCTCGCTATACCACGCCTGGCACCAATGATCAGTGGGAGACGAGTGTTGGCAGGTTTGGCTCGAACGACGCGGTCAGTTTCCGGAACGTGTTTGCGGCCTCTCTGACGCTGGACACGGGCGCTTGGACGCACACCGCGAAGATGAACTATCGCAGCGGCTACGATGACATCCACTTCACGGCGGATGACTGTTCAGTGGACGATGGTACGGATTGCGTGGATGTGCAGTTGCGTGTGCCTGAATACATCACCTTCGACTGGCAGACCAAGTGGAGCCCGACCAAGTCCCTGTCGTTGGTACTCGGCGTGGCCAATATCTTCAACGAGGCGCCGCCACTGAGCCTGAGGAACACCGGTTCACACCAGCTGGGGTATGACCCCCGGTACGCCAGCCCCCTGGGCCGGACTTATTCGCTCGGGTTGAGCTACAAGTTCTGA
- a CDS encoding MotA/TolQ/ExbB proton channel family protein, translated as MKVDAKSAFMWACALTGALGCGLAMAQASAPAVSASTAVAGAAAVAVDNPYGLSALWAQSDLVAKGVLVIMAIMSMGSWYVIITKLIEQARMTKQSREATASFWQAPSVKQGAEALSEGSPFRFIAEAGQAASQKHTGLLGRIDLHEWVSMSLQRATERVQSRLQDGLAFLATVGSTAPFVGLFGTVWGIYHALTAIGVAGQASIDKVAGPVGEALIMTAIGLAVAVPAVLGYNWLVRRNKGVMDEVRAFSGDLHAVLLANGNGPGHGGGQAGRG; from the coding sequence ATGAAGGTTGATGCGAAGTCCGCGTTCATGTGGGCCTGTGCCCTGACGGGCGCGCTGGGTTGCGGGCTGGCGATGGCACAGGCGTCTGCGCCCGCCGTTTCAGCCAGCACGGCGGTGGCTGGAGCGGCGGCCGTGGCCGTCGATAACCCCTACGGCCTGTCGGCCCTCTGGGCCCAGAGCGATCTGGTGGCCAAGGGGGTGCTGGTGATCATGGCCATCATGTCCATGGGCAGCTGGTACGTGATCATCACCAAGCTGATCGAGCAGGCCCGCATGACCAAGCAGTCGCGCGAAGCGACCGCCTCGTTCTGGCAGGCGCCGAGTGTCAAGCAGGGCGCCGAAGCCCTGAGCGAAGGCAGCCCCTTCCGCTTCATCGCCGAGGCGGGCCAGGCCGCGTCGCAGAAGCACACCGGCCTGCTGGGCCGCATCGACTTGCATGAGTGGGTGTCAATGTCCCTGCAGCGTGCCACCGAGCGTGTGCAGTCGCGCCTGCAGGACGGCCTGGCCTTTCTCGCCACGGTGGGCTCCACGGCGCCCTTCGTTGGCCTGTTCGGCACCGTCTGGGGCATCTACCACGCGCTCACCGCCATCGGTGTGGCGGGGCAGGCGTCGATCGACAAGGTGGCCGGCCCGGTGGGCGAGGCGCTGATCATGACCGCCATCGGCCTGGCCGTGGCGGTGCCGGCGGTGCTGGGCTACAACTGGCTGGTGCGGCGCAACAAGGGCGTGATGGACGAGGTGCGTGCCTTCAGTGGCGACCTGCACGCGGTGCTGCTGGCGAACGGCAATGGGCCGGGCCATGGTGGCGGCCAAGCCGGCCGCGGCTGA
- a CDS encoding ExbD/TolR family protein yields MAMSVGSSSEEDEVVSTINTTPLVDVMLVLLIIFLITIPVVNYSIAVSLPKERNEVRESKPENIVVSVDAKGGIYWYDAKVANTEQLVERLKKVAVKNPQPEVHVRGDLTAQYDSVGKIVYACQRAGIAKISFITEPPVRS; encoded by the coding sequence ATGGCGATGTCCGTGGGTTCCAGCAGCGAGGAGGACGAGGTCGTCTCCACCATCAACACGACACCGCTGGTGGACGTGATGCTGGTGCTGCTGATCATCTTCCTCATCACGATCCCGGTGGTGAACTACTCGATCGCGGTCAGCCTGCCGAAGGAGCGCAACGAGGTCCGCGAGAGCAAGCCCGAGAACATCGTGGTGTCGGTCGATGCCAAGGGGGGCATCTACTGGTACGACGCCAAGGTGGCCAACACCGAGCAGCTGGTCGAGCGCCTGAAGAAGGTGGCCGTCAAGAACCCGCAGCCCGAGGTGCATGTGCGCGGTGACCTGACGGCGCAGTACGACTCGGTGGGCAAGATCGTCTACGCCTGTCAGCGCGCCGGGATCGCGAAGATCTCCTTCATCACCGAACCGCCGGTGCGCAGCTAG